A window of Phyllobacterium sp. T1293 contains these coding sequences:
- a CDS encoding thiazole synthase, translated as MLKLYGTELSSRLLLGTAQYPSPAILMDAVKASETRIVTVSLRREMTGGKSGDKFWSLIQSLGVHVLPNTAGCHTVKEAVLTAQMARDIFATDWIKLEVIGNHDTLQPDVFALVEAARILTEDGFKVFPYMTDDLVVAERLLEAGCEVLMPWCAPIGSALGPLNLHALRALRGHFPEVPMIVDAGLGRPSHAATVMELGFDAILLNTAVAKAGDPVAMAAAFAKAVDAGHMAFHAGMLEPRDVAVPSTPVIGRAVFT; from the coding sequence ATGCTAAAACTTTATGGCACCGAGCTTTCCTCCCGGCTTTTGCTCGGCACTGCGCAGTACCCTTCGCCAGCGATTCTTATGGATGCGGTGAAAGCGTCGGAAACCCGGATTGTCACGGTTTCCCTGCGGCGCGAAATGACGGGCGGAAAATCCGGAGACAAGTTCTGGTCGTTGATCCAGTCGCTCGGCGTTCACGTTCTGCCCAATACGGCGGGGTGTCATACGGTCAAGGAAGCGGTGCTGACGGCGCAGATGGCCCGAGATATTTTTGCAACGGACTGGATCAAGCTGGAGGTCATCGGCAACCACGATACGCTGCAGCCGGATGTGTTTGCGCTGGTCGAAGCGGCACGTATCCTCACCGAAGACGGATTCAAAGTCTTTCCCTATATGACCGATGATCTTGTTGTGGCCGAGCGTCTGCTCGAAGCCGGATGTGAGGTGCTGATGCCGTGGTGCGCGCCGATTGGATCGGCGCTGGGGCCGCTCAATCTCCACGCCCTGCGGGCTTTGCGCGGGCATTTTCCTGAGGTTCCGATGATTGTGGATGCGGGGCTCGGCAGGCCCTCCCATGCGGCAACCGTGATGGAACTTGGCTTTGATGCCATTTTGCTCAACACGGCGGTCGCGAAGGCCGGAGATCCGGTTGCCATGGCCGCCGCTTTTGCCAAGGCAGTGGACGCTGGCCACATGGCATTTCATGCGGGCATGCTGGAGCCGCGCGATGTGGCAGTGCCATCAACCCCTGTGATCGGCAGGGCGGTGTTTACTTAG
- a CDS encoding class I SAM-dependent methyltransferase, whose product MTANDPDTLAFYADEAVRYANQTQARSFEHLDTYLALLSPGASILELGCGGGDDTAHMLERGFNVAPTDGSPEIAAEAQKRLRIPVSVLQFQDIIAENAYDGVWASACLLHVPRTALPDIISHVHRALRPDGQFFASFKSGTAEGRDRFGRYFNYPSPEWLRDAYQADRWQTIDIKTVMGSGYDKEPTEWLYVTATK is encoded by the coding sequence ATGACCGCCAATGATCCGGATACTCTGGCATTTTACGCTGATGAGGCAGTGCGTTATGCCAACCAGACGCAGGCGCGGTCATTTGAGCATCTGGATACATACCTTGCGCTGCTCTCACCCGGTGCCTCCATTCTCGAACTTGGCTGTGGCGGCGGCGATGATACCGCCCATATGCTCGAGCGCGGATTTAACGTTGCCCCAACAGACGGCTCACCTGAGATCGCTGCGGAAGCGCAGAAGCGGCTGCGTATTCCGGTCAGCGTTTTACAATTTCAGGATATCATTGCCGAGAATGCCTATGATGGCGTCTGGGCCAGCGCCTGCCTGCTGCATGTACCACGAACAGCCCTCCCTGATATTATCAGCCATGTTCACAGGGCGCTAAGACCCGATGGCCAGTTCTTTGCAAGCTTCAAATCGGGCACGGCGGAGGGGCGCGACAGGTTCGGCCGTTATTTCAATTACCCCTCACCCGAATGGCTGCGCGATGCCTATCAGGCGGATCGCTGGCAGACCATCGACATCAAAACTGTGATGGGCAGCGGCTATGACAAGGAGCCAACCGAATGGCTTTATGTCACCGCAACTAAGTAA
- a CDS encoding RrF2 family transcriptional regulator yields the protein MISQKAKYALRALVVLARADAEKALFISDIAEEQNIPKKFLEQILLDLKHQGIVMSRRGKMGGYLLLKQAQDITFGEVLRLIDGPIAPLPCLSKIAYRRCEDCDSEDNCEIRHVFSEVANVTRGVLDKTTIADCLAYGGDRGLAMLDS from the coding sequence ATGATTTCGCAGAAAGCCAAATATGCGCTCAGGGCGCTTGTCGTTCTCGCGAGAGCCGATGCCGAAAAGGCTCTGTTTATTTCCGATATTGCGGAAGAACAGAATATTCCGAAAAAATTCCTTGAACAGATCCTGCTCGACCTGAAGCATCAGGGCATTGTCATGAGCCGCCGCGGCAAGATGGGTGGCTATCTGCTGCTCAAGCAGGCGCAGGATATTACCTTCGGCGAAGTGCTGCGCCTGATCGATGGCCCGATTGCTCCATTGCCTTGCCTCAGCAAGATTGCCTATCGCCGCTGTGAAGACTGCGACAGCGAAGACAATTGCGAAATCCGCCATGTTTTCAGTGAAGTTGCCAATGTCACGCGCGGCGTGCTCGATAAAACCACGATTGCCGATTGCCTCGCCTATGGCGGTGATCGCGGTCTGGCTATGCTCGATAGCTAG
- a CDS encoding sulfate ABC transporter substrate-binding protein: protein MKRLFVYATVALALGLGPVKAAEPTEILNVSYDISRELYEQVNKAFTAAYKKEAGKDITVNQSHAGSSKQARSILEGLEADVVTFNQVTDVQVLHDKGNFIPADWQSRLPNNSSPYYSLPAFLVRAGNPKHIKNWDDLIRDDVKVIFPNPKTSGNARYTYLAAYAYALEVNNKDQAKAQEFVKKLFANVPVFDTGGRAATTTFAERGIGDVLITFEAEVLGTRKQLGEDKYEAVVPPVSLLAEFPVTVVDKVVDKRGSRAIAETYLKFLYTPEGQDILAQNYNRVNDETVKAKYAAQFPETRLLKVEDVFGGWDKLSKEHFAEGGILDKVFTKR from the coding sequence ATGAAAAGACTGTTCGTCTATGCCACAGTTGCTTTGGCACTGGGTCTTGGGCCCGTGAAAGCTGCGGAGCCAACGGAAATTCTCAATGTTTCCTACGATATTTCGCGTGAGCTTTACGAGCAGGTCAACAAGGCATTCACCGCCGCCTACAAGAAGGAGGCGGGCAAGGACATCACCGTCAACCAGTCACATGCGGGCTCGTCCAAGCAGGCGCGGTCCATTCTCGAAGGGCTGGAAGCCGATGTCGTGACCTTTAATCAGGTCACTGACGTTCAGGTTCTGCATGACAAGGGCAATTTCATTCCCGCGGACTGGCAGTCCCGCCTGCCCAACAACTCTTCGCCTTATTATTCCCTGCCGGCTTTTCTGGTGCGCGCCGGAAATCCAAAGCACATCAAGAACTGGGATGATCTCATTCGCGATGATGTGAAGGTGATTTTCCCCAATCCGAAAACATCTGGCAATGCGCGCTATACCTATCTGGCCGCCTATGCCTATGCACTTGAAGTCAACAACAAGGATCAGGCCAAGGCGCAGGAGTTCGTCAAAAAGCTCTTCGCCAATGTGCCGGTGTTTGACACGGGCGGGCGCGCCGCGACAACCACCTTTGCCGAGCGTGGCATTGGCGATGTGCTGATCACCTTCGAAGCGGAGGTGCTGGGCACACGCAAGCAATTGGGTGAAGACAAATATGAAGCGGTTGTACCGCCGGTCAGCCTTCTTGCCGAATTTCCTGTTACCGTCGTTGACAAGGTGGTCGATAAGCGTGGATCGCGGGCGATTGCCGAAACCTATCTGAAATTCCTGTACACACCTGAGGGGCAGGATATTCTTGCCCAGAATTATAACCGCGTGAATGACGAAACGGTCAAAGCCAAATATGCGGCGCAGTTCCCTGAGACGCGGTTGCTTAAAGTGGAAGATGTATTCGGCGGCTGGGATAAGCTGTCCAAGGAGCACTTTGCCGAAGGCGGGATTCTGGACAAGGTTTTCACCAAGCGCTGA
- the cysT gene encoding sulfate ABC transporter permease subunit CysT: protein MSLFSKSSQRGILPGFSLTLGVTLLYFTIIVALPLLAMLYKSVNLGWSDFWTIISSERAVATYRITIGAAALATLFNALFGMLLAWVLVRYEFPGRRLLDAVVDLPFALPTAVAGLALVTVFSANGWFGRFLEPMGIKVAYAPLGIAIAMMFTSIPFVIRTVQPVLEDVAVDVEEAARSLGATNWQIFSRVIWPAIFPAFIAGCSLSFARSLGEFGAIVFISGNLPFETEVMSLLVFIRLDEYDYPAAAAIATVMLVMAFLMLFVTNSIQARQLRYADRS from the coding sequence ATGTCGTTGTTTTCGAAATCCAGCCAGCGCGGAATATTGCCGGGGTTCAGCCTGACCCTCGGCGTCACCCTTTTGTATTTCACCATCATCGTGGCTCTGCCCTTGCTGGCGATGCTGTACAAATCTGTTAATCTCGGCTGGTCGGATTTCTGGACAATCATTTCGTCTGAACGGGCGGTGGCGACTTACCGGATCACTATCGGAGCGGCGGCGCTGGCGACGCTGTTCAACGCGCTGTTCGGCATGTTGCTTGCCTGGGTGCTGGTGCGCTACGAATTTCCCGGCCGCCGACTGCTGGATGCGGTGGTTGATCTGCCCTTTGCCTTGCCGACGGCCGTTGCTGGCCTCGCCCTTGTCACCGTGTTTTCTGCCAATGGCTGGTTTGGCCGGTTTCTGGAGCCTATGGGCATCAAGGTTGCCTATGCGCCGCTTGGCATTGCCATTGCGATGATGTTCACCAGCATTCCCTTTGTTATCCGCACGGTACAACCGGTGCTGGAAGATGTGGCTGTTGATGTGGAGGAAGCGGCGCGCTCACTGGGGGCTACGAACTGGCAGATATTCAGCCGGGTGATATGGCCAGCCATATTCCCGGCCTTCATCGCCGGATGCAGCCTGTCCTTTGCCCGCAGCCTTGGCGAATTCGGCGCCATTGTTTTCATCTCCGGCAATCTGCCTTTCGAAACCGAGGTGATGTCCTTGCTCGTGTTCATCCGGCTCGATGAATATGACTACCCGGCAGCCGCGGCAATTGCCACGGTCATGCTGGTCATGGCGTTCCTCATGCTTTTCGTCACCAATTCCATTCAAGCCCGGCAGCTTCGCTATGCAGACCGCAGCTGA
- the cysW gene encoding sulfate ABC transporter permease subunit CysW: MQTAADLATTAKRQSSRRHGQPPARASHWLLILSAMVLSALFIGVPIAVIFSYAFREGVAVYFSQITQPATLHAIWLTVLTAIVVVPINMIFGICVAWLVTRFRFPGRGLLITFIEIPFSVSPIVAGVTYLFLYGSQGLLGPLLESYDIKIMFTVPAIVLVSLFVTSPFVARELIPLMQAQGSEDEEAAITLGATGLQTFFYVTLPNIRWALLYGAVLCNARVMGEFGAVSVVSGAIRGQTNTLPLQIELLFNDYNVTGAFAAASTLALIAVITLILKYFLERKQAG; encoded by the coding sequence ATGCAGACCGCAGCTGACCTCGCCACCACTGCGAAGCGGCAGTCATCCCGGCGGCATGGCCAGCCTCCGGCGCGGGCATCGCACTGGCTGCTGATCCTGTCTGCCATGGTGCTGTCGGCGCTGTTCATCGGCGTGCCGATTGCGGTGATCTTCTCCTATGCGTTCCGGGAAGGGGTAGCGGTATATTTCTCGCAGATCACCCAGCCTGCCACACTGCACGCCATCTGGCTGACGGTGCTGACAGCCATCGTGGTTGTGCCCATCAACATGATTTTCGGTATCTGTGTTGCATGGCTTGTGACACGCTTCCGCTTTCCGGGTCGCGGGCTGTTGATCACCTTTATCGAGATACCGTTTTCAGTCTCGCCGATTGTCGCCGGTGTGACCTATCTCTTTCTCTATGGCAGTCAGGGCCTGCTTGGGCCATTGCTTGAGAGCTATGACATCAAGATCATGTTTACGGTCCCGGCAATCGTCCTTGTCAGCCTTTTCGTCACCAGCCCATTTGTGGCGCGCGAACTCATTCCGCTGATGCAGGCACAGGGCAGCGAAGATGAGGAAGCGGCGATCACCCTTGGCGCAACCGGATTGCAGACCTTCTTCTACGTGACGCTGCCAAATATCCGCTGGGCGCTGCTTTACGGCGCTGTTTTGTGCAATGCGCGCGTGATGGGCGAATTCGGTGCTGTGTCAGTCGTATCCGGTGCCATTCGCGGCCAGACCAACACGCTGCCGTTGCAAATCGAACTGCTGTTCAATGACTATAACGTCACCGGGGCCTTTGCTGCCGCATCGACCCTGGCTTTGATTGCGGTGATCACGCTGATCCTGAAATATTTTCTGGAACGCAAACAGGCGGGTTAA
- a CDS encoding alpha/beta hydrolase translates to MMTTLIIPGYLGSEKGHWQREWLADDDTARLVEQDDWENPVLSQWLHVLEARISETPGAILVAHSLGCVLVAHLASRPSAAHVAGAVLVAPADAERMAVQDQKFRSFAPLPRHAFSFPSIVAASRDDPYMSFNKAQALAEIWGSGFVDMRNAGHINIASGFGAWPEGYILADSMRRQNETFRTKRAA, encoded by the coding sequence CTGATGACAACATTGATCATTCCGGGATATCTCGGTTCCGAAAAAGGCCATTGGCAGCGCGAATGGCTGGCCGATGACGACACCGCCCGCCTTGTCGAGCAGGACGACTGGGAGAACCCGGTCCTGTCGCAATGGCTGCATGTGCTTGAAGCCAGAATTTCCGAAACGCCGGGCGCTATCCTCGTTGCCCATAGTCTTGGCTGCGTTCTTGTGGCGCATCTGGCCAGCCGCCCCTCCGCCGCCCACGTGGCTGGCGCCGTTCTGGTAGCGCCTGCCGATGCGGAGCGCATGGCGGTTCAGGACCAGAAATTCCGCAGCTTTGCGCCGCTGCCGCGCCATGCTTTCAGTTTTCCATCGATTGTCGCCGCCAGCCGTGACGACCCCTATATGTCGTTCAACAAGGCACAGGCACTGGCGGAAATCTGGGGCTCCGGTTTTGTCGACATGCGCAATGCCGGGCACATCAATATCGCCAGCGGTTTTGGTGCGTGGCCGGAAGGTTACATTCTGGCGGATTCCATGCGGCGGCAGAACGAAACTTTTCGCACCAAACGCGCCGCTTAA
- a CDS encoding lysylphosphatidylglycerol synthase domain-containing protein — MKLKDYVWPVIGLAAVGVSAWLLYRELRSISLDDVIHSLYAIPAHRWILAALSSLVAYAALAGYDRIALLHLRRKISWLFITLCSFTTYALSHNIGASMISGAVVRYRAYSSQGLSTAEIALLIAFCSFTFMLGTITLSAVVLLIEPEILQRFNDETPLYVSYLLGFGALAFVLLYVFGSWLQLRPLRIRKFTLEYPRLSVVAQQLIVGPVELIGAAAIIYFTLPEAGNPGFLIILGIFLISFSAALISHAPGGLGVLELVFLTGLPDMNQADVLAALIIFRLFYLLIPFALSLLVVLFFERSQLLLRWYKKDTES; from the coding sequence ATGAAGTTGAAGGATTATGTATGGCCGGTAATCGGACTGGCCGCAGTCGGTGTATCCGCATGGCTCCTTTACCGGGAGTTGCGCAGCATATCGCTGGATGACGTAATCCACAGCCTCTATGCCATTCCGGCCCATCGCTGGATTCTGGCCGCGCTTAGTTCGCTCGTCGCCTATGCCGCACTCGCAGGTTATGATCGCATCGCCCTTCTGCATCTGCGCCGCAAGATTTCATGGCTGTTCATCACGCTTTGCTCATTCACTACCTATGCCCTCTCGCACAATATCGGTGCATCGATGATATCAGGCGCTGTGGTGCGCTATCGTGCCTATTCCTCGCAAGGCTTGAGCACGGCGGAAATCGCGCTCCTTATCGCCTTCTGTTCGTTCACCTTCATGCTCGGCACAATAACACTGAGCGCCGTCGTGCTTCTGATCGAGCCGGAAATTCTGCAGCGCTTCAACGATGAAACGCCGCTTTACGTGAGTTACCTTCTGGGGTTTGGTGCCCTGGCATTTGTGTTGCTCTATGTCTTCGGCAGCTGGTTGCAATTGCGCCCCTTGCGTATCCGCAAATTCACGCTTGAATATCCAAGACTGTCCGTCGTTGCCCAGCAGCTGATTGTTGGACCGGTGGAACTGATCGGTGCTGCCGCCATCATTTATTTCACCTTGCCGGAAGCGGGTAATCCGGGCTTCCTGATCATTCTCGGCATTTTCCTCATCTCGTTCTCTGCGGCGCTGATCTCCCATGCACCGGGCGGACTTGGTGTGCTGGAACTGGTGTTTTTGACTGGCCTTCCCGATATGAATCAGGCTGATGTGCTGGCCGCCCTCATCATCTTCCGCCTGTTCTATCTGCTTATTCCCTTTGCCCTGTCATTGCTTGTGGTCCTCTTCTTCGAACGTTCGCAACTGCTGTTGCGCTGGTACAAGAAAGACACCGAAAGCTGA
- the ybaL gene encoding YbaL family putative K(+) efflux transporter encodes MPHETPLIATIVVGLVLAFIFGAIANRLRVPPLVGYLLAGVLAGAHTPGFVADQELAAELAEIGVILLMFGVGLHFSLKDLLSVRAIAIPGAIVQIIVATLLGAGLAWILGWSMQAGFVFGLALSVASTVVLLRAMQERRLIETERGRIAVGWLIVEDLAMVLALVLLPAIAGVVNGKNPSAEVVHAASDPIANYFNLGIGGIIALTLGKVAAFVALMLIVGRRVIPWTLHAIAHTGSRELFRLAVLAIALGVAFGASKLFGVSLALGAFFAGMIMSESELSHRAAEESLPLRDAFAVLFFVSVGMLFDPMTIINDPLPLLATLAIIVVGKSLAAFFIVLAFGYPTGTALIISASLAQIGEFSFILAELGVGLGMLPEEGRDLILGGAILSILLNPLVFAGVGYLKPWLEKRYAPAQEADPEVTVIEEPDVEELHQTTLTDHAVLIGYGRVGSLVGDALKEAGKSFLVIEDADKTVAKLRDDEVETIVGNAANGDVLAAANLAQARQLIIAIPNAFEAGQIVVKARAANPSISILARAHSDAEVQHLQDLGADAVIMGEREIARGIVAHILDLDKPMPEEPLPA; translated from the coding sequence ATGCCTCATGAAACGCCGCTGATTGCGACAATCGTAGTGGGCCTTGTTCTGGCCTTCATATTCGGTGCGATTGCCAACCGTCTGCGCGTTCCTCCCCTTGTCGGTTATCTGCTTGCCGGTGTGCTTGCCGGTGCTCACACACCCGGTTTTGTTGCCGATCAGGAACTGGCTGCAGAACTTGCCGAAATCGGCGTCATCCTGCTGATGTTCGGTGTCGGGCTGCATTTCTCCCTGAAGGATCTGCTGTCCGTCCGCGCCATCGCCATTCCCGGCGCCATCGTCCAGATCATAGTCGCCACATTGCTGGGTGCGGGTCTTGCCTGGATACTCGGCTGGAGCATGCAGGCTGGCTTCGTCTTTGGCCTTGCCCTGTCCGTTGCCAGTACGGTTGTGCTGCTTCGCGCCATGCAGGAACGCCGCCTGATCGAGACGGAGCGCGGCCGCATCGCTGTTGGCTGGTTGATCGTTGAAGACCTTGCCATGGTTCTGGCACTGGTGTTGCTCCCGGCCATTGCCGGTGTCGTCAATGGCAAAAACCCATCGGCTGAAGTTGTCCACGCAGCCAGCGATCCGATTGCCAACTATTTCAACCTTGGCATTGGCGGCATCATTGCCCTGACCCTCGGCAAGGTTGCTGCCTTCGTTGCTCTCATGCTTATCGTTGGCCGCCGCGTCATTCCGTGGACGCTCCACGCCATTGCACATACCGGATCGCGCGAACTGTTCAGGCTTGCGGTGCTTGCCATTGCGCTCGGCGTGGCCTTCGGCGCCTCAAAGCTCTTCGGCGTATCGCTGGCACTTGGCGCTTTCTTCGCCGGTATGATCATGAGCGAATCCGAACTCAGCCACCGCGCAGCGGAGGAATCCCTGCCACTGCGTGACGCTTTCGCTGTTCTGTTCTTCGTTTCCGTCGGCATGTTGTTCGACCCGATGACAATCATCAATGATCCCCTGCCCCTTCTGGCAACACTGGCGATCATCGTGGTCGGCAAGTCGCTGGCGGCATTCTTCATTGTTCTGGCGTTTGGCTATCCGACCGGAACGGCGCTGATCATTTCAGCAAGCCTCGCGCAGATCGGCGAATTCTCGTTCATTCTGGCGGAGCTGGGGGTCGGCCTTGGCATGTTGCCGGAGGAAGGGCGCGATCTCATTCTTGGCGGCGCCATTTTGTCTATCCTGCTGAATCCGCTTGTTTTTGCCGGGGTGGGATATCTCAAACCATGGCTGGAAAAACGCTATGCACCAGCACAGGAAGCCGATCCGGAAGTCACTGTTATTGAAGAGCCTGATGTCGAGGAGCTTCACCAGACGACCCTGACAGACCATGCAGTCCTGATCGGTTATGGTCGTGTCGGCAGCCTCGTCGGCGATGCACTCAAAGAAGCGGGCAAGTCGTTCCTCGTGATCGAAGACGCAGACAAGACCGTCGCGAAACTACGCGATGATGAAGTGGAAACCATTGTCGGCAACGCAGCCAATGGGGATGTTCTGGCCGCTGCCAATCTGGCACAGGCCCGGCAACTGATCATTGCCATTCCCAATGCGTTTGAAGCGGGACAGATCGTCGTCAAGGCGCGCGCTGCCAATCCATCCATCAGCATTCTGGCACGGGCGCATTCCGATGCGGAGGTGCAACATTTGCAGGATCTTGGTGCAGATGCAGTGATCATGGGTGAACGCGAGATCGCCCGTGGTATAGTCGCGCATATTCTCGATCTGGACAAACCTATGCCGGAGGAACCGTTACCGGCATAA
- the secD gene encoding protein translocase subunit SecD, with translation MRTSKWVLGTYIFIIIAGIILALPNIFTKAQLDALPNWLPKKQISLGLDLRGGSYLVLEVDAAALKKDRIRAMLDDARNKLRTERIQAQSIRIAGDSVIVTIADQAQRDRAVTVLKELTAQVTQIGFAAPVSDIDITTADNTIRLTLTEAGMKDRLDNALTQSLEIVRRRVDQVGVAEPSIQRVGSDRIVVQLPGLQDPSQLRALLGSTAKMTFHMVANGNYGDTPPPGISILPDAKNPGQTYPVEDRVALSGERLTDARAAFDTQTNQPIISFRFDNVGARQFADITSQNVGRPFAIVLDGKVLTAPVIQVPITGGSGQITGNFTVQDTVTTAALLRAGALPAPLTVIEERTVGPDLGGDVIKMGILTGLIGFALVVGFIFVLYGTWGFIANLALALNVILTFGVLTLIGATLTLPGIAAIILGIGFAVDANILINERIREEARKGIGAMAAVDRGFKHAYATIVDANVTHMISTLLLFLFGSGPIRGFAVTMLIGTLISMFTAVTVVRIVMTAIVRRRKMKTISIEHVVKLVPETTNISFMNARFFGIGVSIFLSIASIILFIHPGLNYGIDFKGGIQVAIATSKPTDLATMRSSLEELGLGEVVLQQAGSDSQVLIRVQRQDGGEEAQTIAVTKVKAAVEKLDPGVKIESSEVVGPKVSQELARSGVLAVILASIAMLLYIWWRFEWHFALGAIATLILDTTKTVGFFALMGLDFNLTAIAALLTMIGYSVNDKVVVYDRMRENLRIHKKMPLRQIIDMSINQTLARCIYTSATIFLAMLPMAIWGGKAVENFALPMLFGVIIATSSSIFIAAPILLLLGTWWEKNHTHRIGSSETPAVKS, from the coding sequence ATGCGCACTTCGAAATGGGTTCTGGGAACCTATATTTTCATCATTATTGCGGGCATCATCCTCGCGCTGCCCAATATTTTCACCAAGGCACAGCTTGATGCCCTGCCGAATTGGCTGCCCAAGAAGCAGATCTCGCTTGGTCTCGATCTTCGCGGCGGCTCCTACCTCGTTCTCGAAGTCGACGCCGCAGCGCTGAAAAAAGACCGCATCCGCGCCATGCTGGATGATGCGCGCAACAAGCTGCGCACGGAGCGCATTCAGGCACAGTCAATCCGTATTGCCGGTGATTCCGTCATTGTCACCATTGCTGATCAGGCACAGCGCGACCGCGCCGTGACTGTTCTGAAGGAATTGACTGCGCAGGTTACACAGATTGGCTTCGCCGCTCCGGTCAGCGATATCGACATTACCACTGCCGACAATACAATCCGCCTGACACTGACGGAAGCCGGCATGAAGGACAGGCTCGATAACGCCCTGACCCAGAGCCTTGAAATCGTTCGCCGCCGCGTCGATCAGGTCGGCGTTGCCGAACCATCCATCCAGCGCGTCGGTTCAGACCGTATCGTCGTCCAGCTTCCGGGCCTTCAGGACCCGTCACAGCTGCGTGCTCTGCTCGGCAGTACGGCCAAGATGACATTCCACATGGTTGCCAACGGCAATTACGGCGACACACCGCCTCCCGGCATTTCCATCCTGCCCGATGCAAAGAACCCCGGACAGACCTATCCTGTTGAAGATCGCGTTGCGCTGAGTGGTGAACGTCTGACCGACGCCCGCGCTGCCTTCGATACGCAGACCAACCAGCCGATCATTTCATTCCGCTTTGACAATGTCGGCGCCCGTCAGTTTGCCGATATCACCAGCCAGAACGTCGGACGTCCCTTTGCCATCGTTCTCGACGGCAAGGTGCTGACCGCTCCGGTCATTCAGGTTCCAATCACCGGCGGCTCCGGTCAGATCACCGGTAACTTCACCGTTCAGGATACAGTTACCACCGCGGCCCTGCTGCGTGCCGGTGCCCTGCCTGCACCTTTGACGGTGATCGAAGAACGTACTGTCGGCCCTGATCTTGGCGGCGACGTCATCAAGATGGGTATTTTGACCGGTCTTATCGGTTTTGCCCTCGTCGTCGGCTTTATCTTCGTTCTTTACGGAACATGGGGCTTCATCGCCAATCTGGCTCTGGCGCTCAACGTCATCCTGACATTCGGTGTTCTCACCCTTATCGGCGCGACGCTGACCCTGCCCGGTATCGCCGCTATCATTCTCGGTATCGGTTTTGCCGTTGATGCGAACATTCTCATCAATGAGCGTATCCGGGAAGAAGCCCGCAAAGGCATCGGCGCCATGGCTGCCGTGGATCGTGGTTTCAAACACGCCTACGCAACCATCGTTGACGCGAACGTTACCCACATGATTTCCACCCTGCTGCTGTTCCTGTTCGGCTCAGGCCCGATCCGCGGTTTTGCCGTGACCATGCTTATCGGCACGCTCATTTCAATGTTCACCGCCGTTACGGTCGTGCGCATCGTCATGACGGCCATCGTCCGCCGCCGCAAGATGAAGACGATCAGCATCGAACATGTGGTCAAGCTCGTTCCGGAGACCACGAATATCTCCTTCATGAATGCGCGTTTCTTTGGTATCGGCGTGTCGATCTTCCTGTCGATTGCCTCGATTATCCTGTTTATTCATCCGGGCCTCAATTACGGCATCGACTTCAAGGGCGGCATTCAGGTAGCGATCGCAACCTCGAAGCCAACAGATCTGGCTACCATGCGCAGTTCGCTTGAAGAGCTGGGCCTCGGTGAGGTCGTGCTTCAGCAGGCTGGCAGCGACAGTCAGGTACTGATTCGCGTTCAGCGTCAGGACGGCGGCGAGGAAGCCCAGACAATTGCTGTGACCAAGGTCAAGGCAGCGGTCGAAAAGCTCGATCCCGGTGTGAAGATCGAAAGCTCGGAAGTCGTTGGACCAAAGGTCAGTCAGGAACTGGCACGGTCGGGCGTTCTGGCTGTTATTCTCGCCAGTATCGCCATGCTGCTCTATATCTGGTGGCGGTTTGAGTGGCACTTTGCCCTTGGTGCGATTGCCACGCTGATCCTCGATACGACGAAGACCGTAGGCTTCTTCGCGCTGATGGGACTGGACTTCAACCTCACCGCCATTGCCGCACTTTTGACGATGATCGGTTACTCCGTGAACGATAAGGTCGTGGTTTATGACCGTATGCGTGAGAATTTGCGCATTCACAAGAAGATGCCACTGCGCCAGATCATCGACATGAGTATCAACCAGACACTGGCGCGCTGTATCTACACCTCTGCCACCATCTTCCTTGCCATGCTCCCCATGGCAATCTGGGGTGGCAAGGCAGTGGAAAACTTCGCGCTTCCCATGCTGTTCGGCGTGATCATCGCCACCAGTTCCTCGATCTTCATTGCAGCACCTATCCTGCTGCTGCTGGGAACCTGGTGGGAAAAGAACCACACCCATCGCATTGGTTCCAGCGAAACACCTGCTGTTAAGAGCTGA